In Williamsia phyllosphaerae, the DNA window CATGGTCATCATCAAGCCGTACGAGGCGGGCACGCTCAACGACATCGAGACGGCCATCCGCAACTCCGACCTCGGCGTCAACCCGACCAACGACGGCAACATCATCCGGGTCTCGATCCCGCAGCTCACCGAGGAGCGTCGACGCGAGCTGGTCAAGCAGGTGAAGTCGAAGGGCGAGGACGCCAAGATCTCGATCCGCAACGTCCGCCGTAAGGCCGTCGACGAGCTCAAGCGCATCCAGAAGGACGGCGAGGCGGGGGAGGACGAGGTCGGTCGCGCCGAGAAGGATCTCGACAAGACCACCGCGGGCTACGTTCATCAGATCGACGAACTCGTCAAGCACAAGGAGGGCGAGCTCCTCGAGGTGTGAGACCCCGGGCGACTCGATACGAATGGACAGACAGGACCGACCAGTGACGGACACGGACCCGACGGCAGGAACGCCGTCGTCACCCCCGGTGGCGACCGGCGGTGATGCCGCGGCCCCGGAGCCCAAGCGCTCCCGCGCCGGTCGTGACCTCCCGGCCGCGATCGCGGTCGGTGGGTCGCTGGGCGTCGGGGTCATCCTGGTCCTGGTCTTCATCCCCAAGGTCTGGATCGGCGTGGTCGCGGTCTCGCTCGCGGTCGCCATGTGGGAGGTCATCAAGCGGCTGCGTGCGGGCGGTTATGACGTCGGCGTGATCCCGCTGCTCGTCGGCGGCCAGGCCATCATGTGGACCAGCTGGCCCTACGGCACCAACGGCGCGCTCGTGTCGTTCGTCGCCACGGTTCTCGTCGCGATGATCTGGAAGTTGTTGTCCCAGGGCGTCACCGACCCGCCGGTGAACTACCTCCGCGATCTCGCGGTGACCGTCCTGGTGCTCGCGTGGCTCCCGTTGCTCGCGTCGTTCGCGATCATGATGGTGCTGCAGAGCCATGGGTGGGCACGCGTGCTGACCCTGATGATCGTCGTCGTGTGTTCCGACATCGGCGGGTACGCCGCCGGGGTGCTCTTCGGCCGACACCCCATGGTCCCCGCCATCAGTCCCAAGAAGTCATGGGAGGGGATGGCCGGCTCGTTGGTCTTCGGCACCGTCGGCGCCGTACTCGTGGTCACCTACCTGGTCGACGCGCACTGGTGGATCGGACTGGTCCTCGGACCCGTCCTGGTCGTCTGCGCGACCCTCGGAGACCTCGTCGAGTCGCAGGTGAAACGCGATCTCGGCATCAAGGACATGGGCACACTGCTGCCCGGCCACGGCGGCATCATGGACCGACTCGACTCGATCCTGCCGTGTGCGTTCGTGGTGTGGGCGATCCTGGGCGCCCTGCTCTAGCCGCCACGTCGCCGGTGAGCGGGCCGCGCGGCCCGCCCACCGATGGGTCAGGCCTTGCGGACGGCCCGACGGATCTGGAACATCCGCGCCCCGCCGACCACCGCGGTGATCAACGCGCCCGCGATGGCCGCGATCAGCAGACTCACGCCCTGGGGGAGGTTGACCTCCCAGAAGAACAACTGGATCGACCGGCTGTCGAGGTTCTGCACGATGAAGACCAGCAGCAGGATCAGGATGATCGCCCCGACGATCACGCCGACCCACGCCGACTTGGTCCGCGTGTGCTGGACGTCGCTGAGCGCCTGTTTGACCGAATCGCGGTGATCGGCCGCGGGCAAACCCGCGTCGCTGGAGCCGCTGGTCTCGACCGGCTGTGGATCCCTGCCCGCCACGGGTTCTTGGTTCGTCATGGACACATCATCGTCGATGTGGCGTCCGGAGAGGGAACGATTCCTCGCGCGTCGGGAGTCGATTGGATTTCCGTCCCGAACTGCGAGACCGTTGACCCATGCCTGGTCCCGACCTCCCGTTGGTGTTCGACGCCCCCAAGCGGGGGCGTCCGCCGACCCACCTCGCGGACCTCGACCGCGCGCAGCGCACCGAGGCCGTGCGCAAGCTCGGTCTGCCCGCGTTCCGCGCCGACCAACTCGCGCGCCAGTACTACGGCCGGCTCGAGGCCGACCCCACCGCGATGACCGACCTGCCCGCGGCGGTCCGCGCGACGGTGGGGCAGGAACTGTTCCCGACCCTGATGACGCCCATCCGGCACATCGCCTGCGACGACGGGACCACCCGCAAGACACTGTGGCGTCTGCACGACGGCACCATGCTCGAGTCGGTTCTGATGGGCTACCGCGACCGCACCACGGTGTGCGTCTCGAGTCAGGCCGGGTGCGGCATGGCGTGCCCGTTCTGTGCGACCGGGCAGGGTGGTCTGGACCGCAACCTGTCGACCGCCGAGATCGTCGACCAGGTCCGTGCGGCCGCACGCGCGGTGGCCGACGGTCAGCTCCCCGGCGCCCGGCGTCTGTCCAACGTGGTCTTCATGGGGATGGGTGAGCCGCTGGCGAACTACAACCGCGTCCGGGACGCGGTGCTGCGCATAACCTCACCGGCGCCCGAGGGCCTCGGTATCTCCCAGCGCTCGGTGACCGTGTCCACGGTGGGTCTCGCGCCGGCGATCCGTCGGCTCGCCGACGAGAAGATGCAGGTCCGCCTGGCGGTGTCGCTGCACACTCCCGACGACGAACTGCGCGACACCCTGGTCCCGGTCAACAACCGGTGGTCGGTGGAGGAAGTGCTCTCTGCCGCACGGTATTACGCGGACGTGTCCGGTCGGCGTGTGTCGATCGAGTACGCGCTCATCCGCGACATCAACGACCAGCCGTGGCGTGCGGACCTGCTGGCGAAACGACTCCGCCAGCACCTCGGGCACCTGGCGCACGTGAACGTGATCCCGCTGAACCCGACACCGGGCAGCGAGTGGGACGCCGCGCCCAAGCCGGTCGAGCGCGAGTTCGTCCGCCGGGTCAACGAGGGTGGGGTGCCGTGCACCGTCCGCGACACCCGTGGTTCGGAGATCGCCGCGGCCTGCGGTCAGCTCGCGGCCGAGGGCTGAACGCGAAGGGTCGAGAGCTCAGTTCTTCCACTTGCGGCGACCGAGGTACAGGTCGCGCAGAAGGATGAACCACAGTGCCGCGGTGAAACCGATCAGGTAGAGATCCTCGACGCGGCTCTCGTGGTTGCCGATGATCATGGCCAGCAGCAGGATCCCGCTGAGCCATCCACCGATCCGCATCGCGGTCTTCGATTCCCCGTGCCACCCGAAACGGGCCGACGGTGCATCGGCGGGCTCGTGGGCCCATCCGGTGGCGACGACCTCGGAGTGGGACTTCGAGTGCTCGACCTCGCTGCTTGCCACTGGCGTTCTCCTCATTTCCGACGTCGCGCCGCTCGCGTGGGCGTCAACGATGGCGCGTAGTAGGCACAGCATATCGCCGTCGTGTCGGGGGCTGCAGCCGAGGATGGCCGGTGTGAGAATGGCCGGGTGTCGTTGTCGAGATATCGGTCCGAGAACTATCCCCGCGACATGGTCGGGTACGGCCAGCACCCACCCGACCCGAAGTGGCCCGACGGTGCCGCGATCGCGGTGCAGTTCGTCCTCAACTACGAGGAGGGGTCGGAGAACAACGTCCTCGAGGGCGACCGGGGGAGTGAGACGTTTCTCTCCGAGATGTCGGGCGCGGCGTCCTATCCGAACCGGCACCTGAGCATGGAATCGCTCTACGAGTACGGCTCCCGCGCCGGTGTGTGGCGTCTGCTGCGGGTGTTCGAGCGCCGGGGGATACCGCTGACCGTGTTCGCCGTCGCCCAGGCCATGGCCCGTAACCCCGAGGTCGTCGCGGCGTTCGCCGAGCGCGGCGACGAGATCGCCGCGCACGGTTTTCGCTGGCTGAACTACCAGCTGATAAACCCGACCGTCGAGCGCGCGCACATGACCGAGGCGATCGACCTGCTCACCGAGATCACCGGTCACCGACCGCTGGGGTGGTACACCGGTCGCGATTCCCCCAACACGCGTCGCCTGGTCGTCGAGCAGGGCGGATTCGCCTACGACGCCGACAGCTACGCCGACGACCTCCCGTATTGGGTGTCGGTCCCCGACGGTCGTGGCACCGACGTCGATCACCTGGTCGTGCCGTACACCCTCGACACCAACGACATGAAGTTCGCCTCGCCCATCGGTTTCGCGACCGGCGACGATTTCCACACCTACATCCGGGACGCGTTCGACGTCCTCTACGCCGAAGGCGTCGCGGGTGCGCCGAAGATGCTGTCGATCGGCCTGCACTGCCGCCTCGTCGGTCGTCCCGCCCGCATCGCCGCCCTGGAACGGTTGTGTGATCACATCCAGTCCCACGAGCGGGTGTGGATCACCCGGCGCATCGACATAGCCCGGCATTGGCACGCCCATCACCCGCCGACCACAATGGACGGGTGACCATCCGCGTACTGATCCTCGGTTCCACCGGGTCCATCGGAGTCCAGGCCCTCGAGGTCATCGCCGAGCACCCGGACCGATTCGAGGTGGTCGGCCTCGGAGCGGGTGGCTCGAACATCGACGCCCTCGCACAGCAGATCACCGCGTTCGGGATCGCGTCGTCGGCGGTGGCCGTCGCCGATCCGGCCGGTGCGGAGGAACTCGAGCGGGTCCTCGACATCGGCGGGGTCCTGCGGGGTGACGACGCGATGTGCGCCCTCATCGAATCGGTCGAGGCCGACGTCGTGCTCAACGCCGTCGTCGGGTCGTTGGGCCTGCGGCCCACCCTGGCCGCGTTGAAGTCGGGCGCCCGACTGGCCCTGGCGAACAAGGAGTCCCTTGTCGCCGGTGGTCCGCTCGTGCTCGCCGCGGCGGCGCCGGGGCAGCTCGTGCCGGTCGACTCGGAGCACTCGGCCATCGCGCAGTGCCTGCGCGGGGGTAGCGCCGCCGAGGTCGACCGTCTCGTGCTGACGGCCTCGGGCGGCCCCTTCCGAGGACGGACCGCCGCCGAACTCGTCGACGTCACGCCCGAGCAGGC includes these proteins:
- the rlmN gene encoding 23S rRNA (adenine(2503)-C(2))-methyltransferase RlmN — protein: MPGPDLPLVFDAPKRGRPPTHLADLDRAQRTEAVRKLGLPAFRADQLARQYYGRLEADPTAMTDLPAAVRATVGQELFPTLMTPIRHIACDDGTTRKTLWRLHDGTMLESVLMGYRDRTTVCVSSQAGCGMACPFCATGQGGLDRNLSTAEIVDQVRAAARAVADGQLPGARRLSNVVFMGMGEPLANYNRVRDAVLRITSPAPEGLGISQRSVTVSTVGLAPAIRRLADEKMQVRLAVSLHTPDDELRDTLVPVNNRWSVEEVLSAARYYADVSGRRVSIEYALIRDINDQPWRADLLAKRLRQHLGHLAHVNVIPLNPTPGSEWDAAPKPVEREFVRRVNEGGVPCTVRDTRGSEIAAACGQLAAEG
- a CDS encoding LapA family protein, which gives rise to MTNQEPVAGRDPQPVETSGSSDAGLPAADHRDSVKQALSDVQHTRTKSAWVGVIVGAIILILLLVFIVQNLDSRSIQLFFWEVNLPQGVSLLIAAIAGALITAVVGGARMFQIRRAVRKA
- the puuE gene encoding allantoinase PuuE; its protein translation is MVGYGQHPPDPKWPDGAAIAVQFVLNYEEGSENNVLEGDRGSETFLSEMSGAASYPNRHLSMESLYEYGSRAGVWRLLRVFERRGIPLTVFAVAQAMARNPEVVAAFAERGDEIAAHGFRWLNYQLINPTVERAHMTEAIDLLTEITGHRPLGWYTGRDSPNTRRLVVEQGGFAYDADSYADDLPYWVSVPDGRGTDVDHLVVPYTLDTNDMKFASPIGFATGDDFHTYIRDAFDVLYAEGVAGAPKMLSIGLHCRLVGRPARIAALERLCDHIQSHERVWITRRIDIARHWHAHHPPTTMDG
- the frr gene encoding ribosome recycling factor, coding for MIDEAMFDAEEKMEKAVSVAKDDMGGIRTGRANPSMFNRIVIDYYGATTPITQVSSISTPEPRMVIIKPYEAGTLNDIETAIRNSDLGVNPTNDGNIIRVSIPQLTEERRRELVKQVKSKGEDAKISIRNVRRKAVDELKRIQKDGEAGEDEVGRAEKDLDKTTAGYVHQIDELVKHKEGELLEV
- a CDS encoding DUF2631 domain-containing protein, with product MASSEVEHSKSHSEVVATGWAHEPADAPSARFGWHGESKTAMRIGGWLSGILLLAMIIGNHESRVEDLYLIGFTAALWFILLRDLYLGRRKWKN
- the dxr gene encoding 1-deoxy-D-xylulose-5-phosphate reductoisomerase; amino-acid sequence: MARPSPADHNGRVTIRVLILGSTGSIGVQALEVIAEHPDRFEVVGLGAGGSNIDALAQQITAFGIASSAVAVADPAGAEELERVLDIGGVLRGDDAMCALIESVEADVVLNAVVGSLGLRPTLAALKSGARLALANKESLVAGGPLVLAAAAPGQLVPVDSEHSAIAQCLRGGSAAEVDRLVLTASGGPFRGRTAAELVDVTPEQAGKHPTWAMGPMITLNSATLVNKALEVIEAHLLFDVAYDHIDVTVHPQSIVHSMVTFVDGATIAKASPPSMKLPIALALGWPDRVPGASSACDFSTASAWTFEPVDNDVFPAIDLARAAGTRGGSLTAVFNAANEAAADGFFAGAITFPRIVGIIGDVLAQADEWAATPGTVEEVLAADDWARRRAAELVIRSER
- a CDS encoding phosphatidate cytidylyltransferase, translating into MDRQDRPVTDTDPTAGTPSSPPVATGGDAAAPEPKRSRAGRDLPAAIAVGGSLGVGVILVLVFIPKVWIGVVAVSLAVAMWEVIKRLRAGGYDVGVIPLLVGGQAIMWTSWPYGTNGALVSFVATVLVAMIWKLLSQGVTDPPVNYLRDLAVTVLVLAWLPLLASFAIMMVLQSHGWARVLTLMIVVVCSDIGGYAAGVLFGRHPMVPAISPKKSWEGMAGSLVFGTVGAVLVVTYLVDAHWWIGLVLGPVLVVCATLGDLVESQVKRDLGIKDMGTLLPGHGGIMDRLDSILPCAFVVWAILGALL